In Solanum stenotomum isolate F172 chromosome 6, ASM1918654v1, whole genome shotgun sequence, one DNA window encodes the following:
- the LOC125868255 gene encoding sphinganine C4-monooxygenase 1-like gives MEQVTGDDGESGGDRHTSIFVLGRQLFVAMLMLDTWQYFMHRYMHQNKFLYKHIHSQHHRLIVPYAFGALYNHPLEGLILDTIGGALAFLVSGMSPRTSIFFFSFATIKTVDDHCGLWLPGNLFHIFFKNNSAYHDIHHQLYGTKYNYSQPFFVTWNKILGTYMPYELERRPEGGFEAKPVKDCKEH, from the coding sequence ATGGAGCAGGTCACAGGAGATGATGGTGAATCAGGTGGGGATCGACACACTTCAATCTTTGTTCTTGGCAGACAGTTATTTGTTGCCATGTTGATGTTAGATACTtggcaatattttatgcatcGGTACATGCACCAAAACAAGTTCTTGTACAAACATATCCATTCTCAACATCACCGTCTAATTGTTCCGTATGCATTTGGAGCTTTGTACAACCACCCTTTGGAGGGTCTGATTCTTGACACAATCGGTGGGGCTCTAGCTTTCCTTGTCTCTGGCATGTCACCACGTACCTCCatcttctttttctcatttGCTACGATCAAGACGGTTGATGATCATTGTGGACTATGGTTACCCGGAAATCTCTTCCATATCTTCTTTAAAAACAACTCCGCTTACCATGATATCCATCACCAGCTTTATGGGACCAAGTATAACTATTCACAGCCTTTCTTTGTGACATGGAATAAGATACTTGGTACTTACATGCCATATGAACTTGAGAGGAGACCGGAAGGAGGTTTTGAAGCTAAGCCTGTTAAAGATTGCAAGGAACATTGA